In the Geobacter sp. FeAm09 genome, one interval contains:
- the crcB gene encoding fluoride efflux transporter CrcB: MKTAAAIAIFCAGGGLARYYLSGWVYSQLGRVFPYGTFAVNIIGAYLIGLIMEMGLRSTAISDTLRLGLTVGFLGGLTTFSTFSYETFKLLEDGQFLMAFANVLASVALCLLFTWLGIITVRAALQGGL, translated from the coding sequence ATGAAGACCGCTGCCGCCATAGCCATCTTCTGCGCCGGGGGGGGGCTTGCCCGCTACTATCTCTCGGGGTGGGTCTACAGCCAGCTCGGCCGGGTGTTCCCCTACGGCACCTTTGCCGTCAACATCATCGGCGCCTACCTCATCGGCCTGATCATGGAGATGGGTCTGCGCAGCACCGCCATCTCCGATACGCTGCGCCTGGGGCTGACCGTCGGCTTTCTCGGCGGGCTGACGACCTTCTCCACCTTCAGCTACGAAACCTTCAAGCTGCTGGAGGATGGCCAGTTCCTCATGGCCTTTGCCAACGTGCTGGCCAGCGTGGCGCTCTGCCTGCTCTTCACCTGGCTCGGCATCATTACCGTCCGGGCGGCACTTCAAGGAGGATTGTGA